The genomic interval TAAATTCGTCGGGAATTGAAATAAAACCGTAAACGGGGTCGTTGATGATTTTCTTTTTATTATTTCGATGTGTGTTTGTTCGCAATTGAATACCTTTATAAATCTAATATCAAAGCTAATTAATCTTTAGGATATGCAAGCAAAGATTCTGTGGGCAGATGACGAAATGGAGTTTCTAAAACCACATGTTCTCTTTTTGGAAGCAAAAGGATACAGTGTAGAACTCATTAACAACGGTAGTGAAGCTGTCGAAAAGTGTCAAGAAAACAATTATGATATTGTCTTTTTGGACGAGAATATGCCTGGAATCTCCGGATTAGAAGCATTGGCTCGTATTAAGGAAATTACTCCTCAAACTCCAGTGGTGATGATTACCAAGAGTGAGGAGGAATCGATTATGGAAGAAGCAATCGGTAGTAAAATTGCTGATTATTTAATAAAACCAGTAAATCCGAATCAATTATTGCTGTGTTTGAAGAAAAATTTGGATCACCGTAAATTGGTATCTCAAAAAACGAATTCAAACTACCAGCAAGAGTTTCGCCAATTGGGTATGCAGTTGAATAGTCGATTGGATGCCGAAGAGTGGAAAGATGTCTTCAAAAAATTGACCTATTGGGATTTGGAATTCAAAGGAATTGAAGACCAAGGAATGTTGGAGATTTTGAATGCACAACGCAAAGAAGCGAATGATTTATTCTGTCGCTTCGTGGAGAATAATTACGAAGATTGGTTCAATGGGCAAGAGGAAGCTCCAGACATGGTTCACCATTTGTTGAAAGAACAGGTTTTTCCTTTGTTGAATGAGAAAGATCGTGTTTTCTTGATGGTAATTGACAACCTTCGTTACGATCAGTGGCAAGTCTTGAAACCAATTATTTCCAATTTCTTCACGATTGAAAAGGAGGAAATCGTTTATTCAATTCTTCCGACAGCAACGCATTATGCGCGTAACGCTCTTTTTGCGGGATTGATGCCTTCAGAAATTGAGAAACGTTTTCCAAAGCAATGGTTAAACGAAGACGATGAAGGTGGAAAGAATATGCACGAAGCAACTTTCCTGGAAGGGAATTTGAAACGCAACGGAAAGGATGTAAAATGGTCTTACCACAAAATCACTAACTTGGAAGCAGGTAAAAGATTGGTAGATCAGTTTCATACCTTGTGGGATAATCAACTAAATGCCATTGTTTACAATTTCGTGGATATGCTTTCTCATGCCCGTACCGAAATGGATATGATTAAGGAATTGGCTGCTGATGAATCTGCTTATCGTTCTTTGACACTTTCTTGGTTCGAGCATTCTCCTTTGCAAGAGATGTTTAAGAAAATTGCGGAAAAAGGAGGGAAGGTTGTCATCACAACGGATCACGGAACGGTTCGCGTTACAAATCCAGTGAAAATAGTTGGAGATCGTAGTACGAATTCAAATTTGCGTTACAAAACGGGTCGTAACTTAAGCTACAAAGAGAAAGAAGTATTCACTGTCAAACATCCAGATAAAGTTGGTTTACCAAAATCGAGCTTGTCAGCAGAATTTGTTTTTACACGTGAACAAGATTATTTTGTGTATCCGAATAACTACAATCACTTTGTGAATTATTACAATGACACCTTTCAGCACGGAGGAATCTCGATGGAGGAAATGTTAATTCCCTTTATCATTTTACAGTCGAAGTGAGCCAATTGATTGCACATACTTTGGAGGATATTCCGTTTGTTGCTAAAGAGATTTTAGAAACGATTGGAAATCGCAAAGTTGTGGCTTTTTATGCAGAAATGGGATCGGGAAAAACGACACTCATTT from Fluviicola taffensis DSM 16823 carries:
- a CDS encoding PglZ domain-containing protein, which gives rise to MQAKILWADDEMEFLKPHVLFLEAKGYSVELINNGSEAVEKCQENNYDIVFLDENMPGISGLEALARIKEITPQTPVVMITKSEEESIMEEAIGSKIADYLIKPVNPNQLLLCLKKNLDHRKLVSQKTNSNYQQEFRQLGMQLNSRLDAEEWKDVFKKLTYWDLEFKGIEDQGMLEILNAQRKEANDLFCRFVENNYEDWFNGQEEAPDMVHHLLKEQVFPLLNEKDRVFLMVIDNLRYDQWQVLKPIISNFFTIEKEEIVYSILPTATHYARNALFAGLMPSEIEKRFPKQWLNEDDEGGKNMHEATFLEGNLKRNGKDVKWSYHKITNLEAGKRLVDQFHTLWDNQLNAIVYNFVDMLSHARTEMDMIKELAADESAYRSLTLSWFEHSPLQEMFKKIAEKGGKVVITTDHGTVRVTNPVKIVGDRSTNSNLRYKTGRNLSYKEKEVFTVKHPDKVGLPKSSLSAEFVFTREQDYFVYPNNYNHFVNYYNDTFQHGGISMEEMLIPFIILQSK